Genomic window (Pradoshia sp. D12):
ATATAATGTGAATAGAGTAATTCACAGGACAAAGCAAGAATGAAAATATAATATCTTATTCAAGTAACAGGGATGTTGATTTAAGCAGGATTAATGTCCCTTTATGTTGAACTCATATGGTTGAAATGGGGCAGGTTAGTTCATTAAGAAAGTAAAAATATAGGGGGAGTATTTATTTAAATGAGGTGCAGCACCATTAATGCTCTTTTTAGTTGAATTCCTTAATGTAGAAACGGGGATTTTGACATTGAGCAAACATAGACTGGTGGTTTTTATGTGTGCTCAAAAAACGTCAATAGGAATGGTAAAAGAGAGGTTTATTAAATCACCACAATAAAAATAGAACGTTTGTATTATTTTAAACAAACGTTCTAACTATGCTTCTGGCTATCTAATAGTCTCGAATTTATTCTTGTTGTTCTTAATCATCCTTCAATCGGCCTGTTTTTTTTACGGCTTCTTTTAAGAGGATTTCTATTTGAGCATTTACACTGCGAAGTTCATCATCTGCCCATTTTTCAAGTGCGTCATAAAGTTTAGGATCAATTCTTAGCGGATATGCTTTTCTTTTGGCCATCTTAAAAACCTAGTGAATGCTTCCTGTATTAATAATTGGCTGCGTTCCCTTTTCTGAAACAATTGCAACCATTAAGTTGTTGACCATTTGTGCTTTCTTGTCTTCATCAAGTTCAACAATATCTTCATCCGCCAATTGGTCGATCGCACTTTTCACCATTCCAATGGCACCATCAACAATTACCTTACGGGCAGCCAGCACAGCCTGGGCCTGTTGTCTTTGTAACATAGCGGAAGCAATCTCAGAAGAATAGGCTAGATGCATGATTCGTGCCTCAAGCACATCCACACCAGCTACCTCTAAACGTTTTTGTAAATCCTCTGCTAAAAAAACAGCAATTTCATCACTATTTCTCCGTAGTGACAGATCGGTTTCTTTGTCAAAGTGATCATAGGCGTATTGGCTTGCGATATGACGAATTCCCGTTTCACTTTGGATTTGTACAAACTCTTTGTAATCCTTCACATCAAAAGTTGCCTTCGCACTATCATTGACACGGTATACCACCACGGCAGCTATTTCAATCGGATTACCTTCTAAATCATTTACCTTTAGGGTATCGCTATTGAAATTGATGACGCGCAGTGAAACGCTGGATTTGATGGTAAAAGGTATTGCCAACCATAGACCTTGCTCGCGTATGACTCCTACATATGTTCCGAAAAATGTTAATACTTTTGCTTCGTTTGGTTGGACAATGGTGATGCCAGACAATAATACGGCAACAGCTATTAATAATACGATTGGAAGTACAGTTGATCCATTTATCAACATATAAGCACTAATGCTGATAATGACCAACCCTGCAAGGACGCCTAAATAACCATTCATTTTAACTGCCTTCTTTTCAACCATCTTAATGCCTCCTATATATCAAAGTGATATCACAATTATATCACTTATTTAGTTAGATAGTTAGCTTTTTATAACAAAATATACCAAATATTCTAATTAAGTTTGTAAAGCAATCCTAAAATACACCTGTATAATTATTCGGAAAGTTTAAAATAATCTTCCTTTGGTTTATTTGATTTGCTAAAATAAGGAGGCCTTATAAAAGAGAAAAGGAGGGCATTTGTGAAGATCTTTGTAAAGCTAAAATGGTTTTTTAAGAAAGAAAAAAAAGCATACATAATTGGCATCATTATGTTATTATTCGTAGCTATTTTGCAGCTGATTCCACCTAGAATTATAGGAATTGTAGTTGATCAGATTAATAATGATTCTCTGACAGGTGCAGGTCTTTCGAAATTGACTGCTATTTTAATTGCTTCGGGCGTTGGTATGTACATATTAAGATATTTTTGGCGAATCAAGATCTTTGGTTCAGCCGTGAAGTTAGCAAGAGAACTTCGTTATCGATTATTTGATCATTTCACGAATATGCCGTCATCCTTTTACCAGCGTAAGCGCACCGGAGATTTGATGGCACATGCGACCAATGACTTAAATGCAATCCAGCAAACCGCAGGAAGCGGTGTCCTATCCTTAGTTGATTCGCTAACGACCGGTGGGTTTGTTGTTCTGGCCATGGCCTTTATTGATTGGCGTTTAACGCTGTTTGCATTGCTTCCTATGCCCGTTATTGCCATCTCAACAAGCTATTATGGGAAGCTATTACATAAAAGATTTAGGGCTGCTCAGGCTGCCTTTTCTGAATTGAATGACAAGACCCAGGAAAGCATAAATGGGATTAAAGTGATCAAGACCTTTGGCCAGGAAAGAGAGGATATTGAATCCTTTCGGTCTTCCTCTAATGATGT
Coding sequences:
- a CDS encoding SPFH domain-containing protein, which codes for MVEKKAVKMNGYLGVLAGLVIISISAYMLINGSTVLPIVLLIAVAVLLSGITIVQPNEAKVLTFFGTYVGVIREQGLWLAIPFTIKSSVSLRVINFNSDTLKVNDLEGNPIEIAAVVVYRVNDSAKATFDVKDYKEFVQIQSETGIRHIASQYAYDHFDKETDLSLRRNSDEIAVFLAEDLQKRLEVAGVDVLEARIMHLAYSSEIASAMLQRQQAQAVLAARKVIVDGAIGMVKSAIDQLADEDIVELDEDKKAQMVNNLMVAIVSEKGTQPIINTGSIH